A part of Paenibacillus sp. sptzw28 genomic DNA contains:
- a CDS encoding polyprenyl synthetase family protein: MNASISTEEYLTRTALDIEQALRTSLPQGWQIPSRLREALLYSLEAGGKRLRPILVLTAAEAVKNDRSAAAAAMPVACAIEMVHTYSLIHDDLPAMDNDDYRRGKPTNHKVFGEAMAILAGDGLLSHAFYAVAQSAAYGVAPQTALAIVADLAKLSGAAGMVGGQAADILGEQGVTSLDELEYIHLHKTSDLIVFSVTAGARIGGASAEQLDALEEFARKLGLAFQVQDDILDLIGDESKLGKPVQSDVQQHKVTYPYLIGMEQSLALVARLTAEAKHALARANLAMPERLQSITDYLMERDH, from the coding sequence TTGAACGCTTCTATTTCGACTGAAGAGTATTTAACACGCACCGCCTTGGATATAGAACAGGCGCTTCGAACGTCGCTGCCCCAAGGCTGGCAGATTCCCTCGAGACTTCGCGAAGCGCTGTTGTATTCATTGGAAGCGGGAGGGAAGCGCCTTCGGCCGATCCTCGTACTGACAGCCGCCGAAGCGGTCAAGAACGATCGAAGCGCCGCTGCTGCAGCTATGCCGGTTGCATGTGCAATAGAGATGGTTCATACCTACTCGCTGATTCATGACGACCTTCCGGCGATGGACAACGATGATTATCGCCGGGGCAAGCCGACAAATCATAAGGTTTTCGGCGAGGCAATGGCTATTTTGGCGGGTGACGGATTGCTTTCCCATGCATTTTACGCGGTTGCCCAATCCGCGGCATACGGAGTGGCTCCGCAGACCGCCCTGGCCATTGTAGCCGATCTTGCCAAGCTTTCGGGTGCGGCGGGAATGGTAGGCGGTCAGGCGGCCGATATTCTTGGTGAACAAGGCGTGACTTCGCTTGACGAGCTGGAGTACATCCACCTGCATAAAACAAGCGATTTGATTGTTTTCTCGGTTACAGCCGGCGCCCGTATCGGGGGAGCTTCCGCCGAGCAGCTCGATGCACTCGAAGAGTTTGCCCGCAAGCTTGGTCTGGCCTTTCAAGTGCAGGACGACATACTGGATTTAATCGGTGATGAATCAAAGCTGGGCAAACCTGTCCAAAGCGATGTTCAGCAGCACAAGGTCACCTACCCGTATTTAATCGGAATGGAACAAAGCTTGGCGCTCGTTGCGCGCTTAACGGCGGAAGCCAAGCATGCGCTTGCCAGGGCCAATCTGGCCATGCCGGAACGACTGCAGTCCATCACCGATTATTTGATGGAGCGCGATCACTGA
- the xseB gene encoding exodeoxyribonuclease VII small subunit produces MTTEEQDIVSFEEAMERLETIVSKLESGDIPLETAIDLFQEGMKLSQLCGAKLEQVERKIEMLIESENGFHKKPFAPANEDRGD; encoded by the coding sequence ATGACGACTGAAGAGCAGGACATCGTAAGCTTCGAAGAGGCGATGGAACGGCTTGAAACAATCGTGAGCAAACTGGAAAGCGGCGATATACCCCTTGAAACGGCGATCGATCTTTTTCAGGAAGGGATGAAGCTCTCGCAGCTATGCGGCGCGAAGCTGGAACAAGTCGAACGTAAAATAGAAATGTTGATCGAATCCGAGAACGGCTTTCACAAAAAACCGTTTGCTCCGGCAAACGAAGACAGAGGGGATTAG
- the xseA gene encoding exodeoxyribonuclease VII large subunit: MADGSRIYSIKDINRYIRMKLESDGLLGDVWLRGEISNFTHHSSGHMYFTLKDNDSRLKCIMFASHNQKLPFMPKEGTKVLARGNISVYERDGNYQFYATQMQPDGIGSLYLAFEQLKRKLEAEGLFEPTRKRMIPRFPRAIGVITSPTGAAVRDIIITLQRRHPSVPVLLFPVLVQGKGAAASIVRAIETMNRLAEVDVLIIGRGGGSLEELWAFNEEAVARTIAASAIPVISAVGHETDFTIADFVADLRAATPTAAAELAVMNVLELQSQLMHLRARLSKSLRTEIQRRKERLARVRRSPLFINPRKYLLQQAERLDRLKERLEQRAFRQTERSREKLMRLNAALAVSHPGDKAAFAAKRLDGASQRLEAVMASGMRARRMQLTASIRQLDALSPLKVMSRGYSLVYDDKEQRLIKSVDDVQPGDLVKVKLADGQLDCHVWGMKGEM; the protein is encoded by the coding sequence ATGGCGGACGGTTCGCGTATCTATTCGATCAAGGATATTAACCGTTATATCCGAATGAAGCTGGAATCGGACGGACTGCTGGGCGATGTGTGGCTGCGCGGAGAGATTTCCAATTTTACGCATCATTCAAGCGGTCATATGTATTTTACGCTTAAGGACAACGACAGCCGGCTGAAATGCATCATGTTCGCAAGCCATAATCAGAAGCTTCCCTTCATGCCGAAAGAGGGCACGAAGGTATTGGCGCGCGGCAATATATCGGTATATGAACGGGACGGGAACTATCAGTTTTACGCCACGCAAATGCAGCCTGACGGTATCGGCAGTTTGTATCTGGCATTCGAGCAGTTAAAACGCAAGCTTGAGGCTGAAGGGTTGTTCGAGCCGACGCGCAAGCGGATGATTCCGCGATTTCCTCGAGCGATCGGTGTTATAACATCGCCGACGGGCGCAGCCGTGCGCGATATAATCATTACGCTGCAGCGCCGCCACCCATCCGTGCCGGTGCTGCTTTTTCCCGTTCTCGTCCAGGGAAAGGGAGCGGCCGCTTCTATTGTACGGGCGATTGAAACAATGAACCGTTTGGCGGAAGTCGACGTATTAATCATAGGGCGCGGCGGCGGATCGCTTGAAGAGCTCTGGGCATTTAATGAAGAGGCGGTAGCGCGGACTATTGCGGCATCGGCGATTCCGGTGATTTCGGCAGTCGGACACGAGACTGATTTTACAATCGCTGATTTTGTGGCCGACTTGCGCGCGGCCACGCCGACGGCCGCAGCGGAGCTTGCCGTTATGAACGTATTGGAACTGCAGTCGCAGCTTATGCATCTGCGGGCGAGACTCTCCAAGTCGCTGCGGACGGAGATCCAGAGGCGCAAGGAGCGGCTGGCACGAGTCCGCCGGTCGCCGTTATTTATTAACCCGCGAAAATATTTATTGCAGCAGGCGGAGCGGCTTGACCGGCTTAAGGAACGGCTTGAACAGCGAGCGTTCAGACAAACGGAACGAAGCCGGGAGAAACTAATGCGTTTGAACGCGGCTTTGGCAGTTTCCCATCCCGGTGATAAGGCGGCATTTGCGGCAAAACGTCTTGATGGAGCTTCACAACGGCTGGAAGCGGTTATGGCTTCCGGAATGAGAGCGCGGAGAATGCAGCTGACTGCTTCCATTCGTCAGTTAGACGCATTGAGCCCCCTAAAGGTCATGTCGCGCGGATACAGCCTGGTTTATGACGATAAGGAACAAAGGTTGATCAAATCCGTCGATGACGTTCAACCGGGCGATTTAGTCAAAGTTAAGCTCGCAGACGGCCAACTGGATTGTCATGTTTGGGGAATGAAAGGGGAAATGTAG
- the folD gene encoding bifunctional methylenetetrahydrofolate dehydrogenase/methenyltetrahydrofolate cyclohydrolase FolD translates to MSAKLIEGKKVSDAIRVEISAETARLAAMGIVPGLAVVLVGDDPASKVYVGSKEKACQQLGIYSEVHRLPATTTQEDLLLLIGKLNRQSNINGILVQLPLPRHIEEKAVLDAISVAKDVDGFHPVSVGNLVIGDESLLPCTPAGVIELVKRSGIDISGKHAVVIGRSNIVGKPVAMLLLREHATVTICHSRTADMETIAKTADILVVAIGKPKAIGRRFVKPGAVVIDVGINRLPDGKLAGDVDFEDILDVAGYVTPVPGGVGPMTITMLMLNTLKAAKQANQIGE, encoded by the coding sequence TTGAGCGCTAAGCTAATCGAGGGTAAGAAAGTATCGGACGCAATTCGCGTGGAAATAAGTGCGGAGACCGCCAGGCTTGCCGCAATGGGGATCGTACCCGGACTTGCGGTTGTGCTCGTAGGGGATGACCCCGCATCAAAGGTCTATGTCGGAAGCAAGGAAAAAGCGTGTCAGCAGCTCGGCATATACTCCGAGGTTCATCGTCTGCCGGCAACGACAACACAGGAAGACCTGCTCTTGCTTATCGGGAAGTTGAACCGGCAATCGAATATTAACGGCATCCTGGTACAGCTTCCTCTCCCGAGACATATTGAGGAGAAGGCGGTTTTGGATGCGATAAGCGTGGCGAAGGATGTAGATGGTTTTCATCCGGTGAGCGTGGGCAATCTTGTCATCGGAGATGAAAGCCTGCTGCCGTGTACCCCAGCCGGTGTTATCGAGCTGGTGAAACGCAGCGGTATAGATATTTCGGGTAAGCATGCGGTTGTAATCGGCCGCAGCAACATTGTCGGTAAACCTGTTGCGATGCTGCTCCTTCGCGAGCACGCTACGGTCACAATATGCCACTCGCGCACCGCTGATATGGAGACTATAGCGAAGACGGCCGATATTCTCGTTGTTGCAATCGGCAAACCGAAAGCGATTGGCCGGAGATTCGTAAAGCCGGGCGCAGTCGTGATTGATGTTGGAATCAACCGTTTGCCGGACGGCAAGCTGGCCGGTGACGTCGATTTCGAGGATATACTGGATGTTGCGGGCTACGTGACGCCGGTCCCGGGCGGTGTTGGACCGATGACGATCACAATGCTCATGCTGAACACGCTTAAGGCGGCAAAGCAAGCAAATCAAATCGGGGAGTGA
- the nusB gene encoding transcription antitermination factor NusB, whose translation MKRRLAREIAVQSLYQMEMNEVTAGDAVNMLVDEVNEENEIEASAADVSRIDEHVRELVNGVTEHKAAIDDMLQHYLTGWQVDRLSRVDRQILRLACLELVFRDDVPPKAAINEAIELAKHFGTEESGKFVNGVLGRLLQEIKPKA comes from the coding sequence ATGAAACGAAGGCTCGCACGGGAGATTGCGGTACAGAGCTTGTACCAGATGGAAATGAATGAGGTAACGGCGGGCGATGCCGTCAATATGCTGGTAGACGAAGTGAACGAGGAAAATGAAATCGAAGCCAGCGCAGCGGACGTCAGCCGCATTGACGAACATGTGAGGGAGCTTGTTAACGGCGTAACCGAGCATAAAGCGGCGATTGACGATATGCTGCAGCATTATTTGACCGGCTGGCAGGTGGACAGGCTATCGCGGGTCGACCGTCAGATTCTGCGGCTCGCTTGCTTAGAGCTGGTCTTTCGGGACGATGTGCCTCCCAAGGCGGCGATTAACGAAGCCATTGAACTAGCCAAGCATTTCGGCACCGAGGAGTCGGGGAAATTCGTAAACGGCGTCCTTGGCCGCCTGCTCCAGGAAATCAAGCCAAAGGCTTAG
- a CDS encoding DUF2273 domain-containing protein produces MMWKEIWTTYGGRIAGVTVGVVLGILYFIVGFWDMLFFALLLWIGYTVGKMKDEQNGPVIPWNRLSEWLMQRWRPFK; encoded by the coding sequence ATGATGTGGAAGGAAATCTGGACAACCTACGGGGGACGGATTGCAGGCGTTACCGTGGGCGTAGTTCTTGGCATACTTTATTTTATTGTAGGCTTTTGGGACATGCTGTTCTTCGCTCTGCTGCTGTGGATCGGTTATACAGTCGGTAAGATGAAGGATGAACAAAACGGACCGGTTATCCCCTGGAACCGTTTGTCCGAGTGGCTGATGCAGCGCTGGCGGCCGTTTAAATAA
- the amaP gene encoding alkaline shock response membrane anchor protein AmaP, producing MIRVMDKLLLFLYSVAIGALSVIGFCAGFNWFPDDWLNSIIHAVYGRQTEWLRATVIIVSAVLFFISLRFFYVSLRRGNASAPSIDQRTEIGDIRISLETVENLALKAAGRQRGVKDLRARIRITEAGIDISLRAFADGESSIPALTEEIQRAVKSHVEEITGIPVANVSVFVANIIQSANYKSRVE from the coding sequence TTGATCAGAGTGATGGACAAGCTTTTACTGTTTCTATACAGCGTAGCAATCGGCGCTTTGTCGGTTATAGGATTCTGTGCGGGCTTTAACTGGTTTCCGGATGATTGGTTAAACAGCATTATTCACGCCGTATATGGCAGGCAGACCGAATGGCTGCGTGCGACCGTGATCATTGTATCGGCTGTGCTTTTTTTCATCAGTCTTCGGTTCTTTTATGTTTCGCTTCGCCGCGGCAACGCGTCGGCGCCTTCCATCGATCAAAGGACAGAGATAGGCGATATAAGGATCTCTTTGGAAACGGTCGAGAATCTCGCGCTGAAAGCAGCCGGACGTCAGCGAGGAGTGAAGGATCTGCGAGCCCGGATTCGTATCACTGAAGCGGGCATTGACATCTCGCTCCGGGCCTTTGCCGACGGAGAAAGCTCGATTCCGGCTTTGACCGAAGAGATACAGCGTGCGGTAAAGTCGCATGTTGAAGAGATTACGGGCATCCCGGTTGCGAATGTTTCCGTATTTGTGGCGAACATCATCCAATCGGCCAATTATAAAAGTCGCGTGGAATAG
- a CDS encoding Asp23/Gls24 family envelope stress response protein: protein MSTLAADYEKTDMGTIQIAPEVIEIIAGLATIEVQGVAGMSGGFAGGIAELLGRKNLSKGVKVEVGQREAAVDVSIIVEYGNRIPEIASDIQRNVKRSIETMTGLNVIEVNVHIHDVHFKMTEKLEDEETQLRLK from the coding sequence ATGAGTACGCTGGCAGCGGACTATGAAAAAACGGACATGGGCACTATTCAGATCGCACCCGAAGTCATAGAAATCATTGCAGGACTTGCTACGATCGAAGTACAAGGCGTTGCAGGCATGAGCGGCGGATTTGCAGGCGGAATAGCCGAATTGTTGGGCCGAAAAAACTTGTCCAAGGGCGTCAAAGTCGAAGTCGGACAGCGCGAGGCGGCTGTAGACGTTTCCATTATTGTCGAGTATGGCAACCGGATTCCGGAGATTGCATCCGATATTCAACGTAATGTAAAACGCTCGATTGAAACAATGACCGGCTTGAATGTGATCGAAGTGAATGTTCATATTCACGACGTTCATTTTAAGATGACAGAGAAACTGGAAGATGAAGAAACACAGCTGCGCTTGAAGTAG
- the accC gene encoding acetyl-CoA carboxylase biotin carboxylase subunit, translating to MKFNKILIANRGEIAVRIIRACQELGIQTVAVYSEADRESLHVRLADEAYCIGPVASKDSYLNLTNIMSVATLTECDAIHPGYGFLAENADFAEICESCNVVFIGPSPQAISKMGDKSVAKLTMKEADVPVIPGSDGLVEDLGDAIRVAREIGYPIIIKATAGGGGKGIRIAEDEEALISQITTAQQEAQKAFGNAGVYLEKYLTGMKHVEIQIMADKHGNAVHLFERDCSVQRRRQKLVEEAPCPVLSPVLRQRMGQAAVRAAQAVQYSGAGTLEFLLGPDGNFYFMEMNTRIQVEHPVTEMITGIDLIKEMISVAEGNPLSITQDDLKINGWSMECRINAEDPDRNFMPAPGQIQFYLPPGGLGVRVDSAAYPGYTISPHYDSMIAKLIVWGETREAAIARMKRALSEFAIDGIRTTIPFHLKLLSHPKFIKGDFDIKFLEEYDVNNPED from the coding sequence GTGAAATTTAACAAAATATTAATTGCGAACCGGGGCGAAATCGCCGTGCGGATTATTCGCGCGTGCCAAGAGCTCGGAATACAAACAGTAGCGGTTTACTCCGAGGCGGATCGCGAGTCGCTCCATGTGCGGCTTGCAGACGAAGCGTACTGTATTGGACCGGTGGCATCGAAGGACAGCTATTTAAACTTAACCAATATTATGAGTGTTGCAACATTAACGGAATGCGACGCCATTCATCCGGGTTACGGGTTTCTGGCGGAAAACGCCGACTTCGCTGAAATTTGCGAATCGTGCAACGTAGTCTTCATCGGGCCGTCCCCGCAGGCTATCAGCAAAATGGGCGACAAATCGGTTGCCAAGCTTACGATGAAGGAAGCGGACGTTCCGGTTATACCCGGTTCCGACGGTCTAGTGGAAGATTTGGGGGATGCGATTCGCGTCGCCCGCGAAATCGGCTATCCGATCATAATCAAAGCGACGGCGGGCGGAGGCGGTAAAGGAATCCGGATTGCGGAAGACGAGGAAGCGCTCATTTCGCAAATTACGACAGCCCAGCAGGAAGCGCAAAAGGCATTCGGCAACGCCGGTGTGTATTTGGAGAAATACTTGACCGGCATGAAGCATGTTGAAATTCAAATTATGGCCGACAAGCATGGCAATGCCGTTCATTTGTTTGAGCGCGATTGTTCCGTGCAGCGCAGACGTCAGAAGCTGGTCGAGGAAGCTCCTTGTCCCGTATTAAGTCCGGTGCTTCGTCAGCGAATGGGCCAAGCTGCGGTTCGCGCAGCGCAGGCGGTTCAGTATTCGGGAGCGGGCACATTGGAATTTTTGCTTGGACCGGACGGTAACTTTTATTTCATGGAAATGAATACCCGCATTCAAGTTGAACATCCGGTGACCGAGATGATAACGGGTATCGACCTGATCAAGGAAATGATCTCGGTGGCCGAAGGCAACCCGTTATCGATAACACAAGACGATTTGAAAATTAACGGCTGGTCGATGGAATGCCGGATTAATGCCGAGGATCCCGACCGAAATTTCATGCCGGCTCCGGGGCAAATCCAGTTTTACCTTCCGCCCGGCGGTCTAGGGGTCCGCGTTGACAGCGCCGCTTACCCGGGATATACTATTTCGCCGCATTACGATTCGATGATCGCAAAGCTGATCGTATGGGGCGAGACCCGTGAGGCTGCGATCGCGAGAATGAAACGCGCACTGTCCGAATTCGCCATAGACGGGATTCGAACGACGATACCGTTTCATTTGAAGCTGCTAAGTCATCCGAAATTCATTAAGGGTGATTTCGACATCAAGTTTCTCGAGGAATACGATGTGAATAACCCGGAAGATTAA
- the accB gene encoding acetyl-CoA carboxylase biotin carboxyl carrier protein, with the protein MFKLSEIKELIKLVDQTSVHELEIENEGARLLIRKPGKTEVVNVSAASVVPTYTQAVQAPVQQHSALPAQQQTEIQQSAAKTDNLHPIVSPMVGTFYRASSPENGPYVNVGDRVNEKSVVCILEAMKLMNELEAEVKGEIVEILVENGQLVEFGQPLFLVKPE; encoded by the coding sequence TTGTTCAAGCTAAGCGAGATTAAAGAACTGATCAAGCTGGTTGATCAAACGTCCGTACACGAACTTGAAATTGAAAACGAAGGCGCACGCCTGCTTATCCGCAAGCCGGGCAAAACGGAAGTTGTAAATGTGTCAGCCGCGTCGGTCGTTCCTACATATACCCAGGCCGTACAAGCCCCGGTACAACAACATTCCGCATTGCCTGCTCAGCAGCAGACGGAAATCCAGCAGTCTGCCGCCAAAACGGATAACCTGCATCCAATCGTATCCCCGATGGTCGGCACCTTCTACCGTGCATCTTCTCCGGAGAACGGCCCTTATGTCAATGTCGGAGACCGCGTGAATGAAAAATCTGTGGTCTGCATTTTGGAAGCGATGAAATTGATGAACGAGCTTGAGGCGGAAGTAAAGGGCGAAATCGTGGAAATCCTTGTGGAGAACGGACAGCTCGTTGAGTTCGGGCAGCCATTATTCCTTGTTAAACCGGAATAA
- a CDS encoding SpoIIIAH-like family protein has protein sequence MNTKRQTVWLVSMLSLMVILSAYYLFTEDVNPSSDMLTDSTQQEQVTTDATEASGNTTLQNGISVTEVTKSADADTGSGSDAAKDTGTTPAGTEVTDKGDKTAADTATGESAKPGAASGDTAAANKTDEEVLKQLEASGGASSTLFNQLQQERDQKYYEEYNRLYSSISDTKQNPDKANDAVQQLDQLEDKNTKITGLEDELVKQFSNAFVSEDNDKYKVVVQSDKLEKSQADSIMMMVIKELGVTGDQVSVQFVPSNS, from the coding sequence ATGAACACGAAAAGGCAAACGGTTTGGCTTGTATCAATGCTCAGCTTGATGGTCATCTTGTCGGCATATTATTTATTTACTGAAGATGTCAATCCATCATCCGATATGCTGACCGACAGCACTCAGCAAGAGCAGGTGACGACGGACGCGACGGAAGCATCGGGGAATACGACCCTGCAGAACGGAATTAGCGTAACGGAAGTAACCAAGTCCGCCGATGCAGATACAGGATCCGGCTCCGATGCGGCCAAAGATACAGGCACAACACCTGCAGGGACGGAAGTGACGGATAAAGGCGATAAAACTGCTGCGGACACTGCGACGGGAGAGTCGGCTAAGCCTGGCGCAGCATCAGGAGACACCGCAGCAGCCAACAAGACGGATGAAGAAGTGCTGAAGCAACTGGAGGCAAGCGGAGGCGCAAGCAGCACGCTGTTCAATCAACTGCAGCAAGAACGTGATCAGAAATATTATGAAGAATACAACCGCCTGTACAGCAGCATCTCGGATACGAAGCAAAACCCGGACAAAGCCAACGATGCCGTGCAGCAGCTCGATCAGCTTGAAGATAAAAATACGAAAATAACCGGGCTTGAGGACGAATTGGTCAAACAATTCAGCAACGCTTTCGTATCGGAAGACAACGATAAATACAAAGTCGTGGTGCAAAGCGACAAGCTCGAGAAGAGTCAGGCGGACAGCATCATGATGATGGTTATTAAAGAGCTGGGCGTAACCGGCGATCAGGTGTCCGTCCAGTTCGTTCCAAGCAACAGCTGA
- the spoIIIAG gene encoding stage III sporulation protein AG gives MAKWLEGLESIVGGGPGGPKRVKTLRWLLVIGGIGAMLMLLNSFLTFRSVDPPAQQPDNSAPTDQAAFSSKGSGDSTSFESIEQPLETKLKDILEKIVGVGSVDVLVTVDSTEEVVVQRNEKESQQITDENDKNGGKRHITSITKDGQVVLYETSGDQAPIVTKRIKPTIRGILIVAKGAENGTVRRLLLDAVEKGISVPANRISVVPRKYQ, from the coding sequence GTGGCAAAATGGTTGGAAGGCCTTGAATCGATTGTCGGCGGAGGTCCGGGAGGTCCGAAACGGGTAAAGACGCTGCGATGGCTGCTTGTTATCGGGGGGATAGGGGCCATGCTGATGCTGCTGAATTCGTTTCTCACTTTCCGATCGGTCGACCCTCCCGCACAGCAGCCCGATAATTCGGCACCAACCGATCAAGCCGCATTTTCAAGCAAGGGCTCCGGCGATTCAACGTCATTTGAATCGATTGAGCAGCCGCTGGAAACCAAGCTTAAAGATATATTGGAGAAAATAGTCGGAGTCGGATCGGTCGACGTCCTGGTCACTGTGGATTCCACCGAAGAGGTTGTGGTTCAGAGAAACGAGAAGGAGTCGCAGCAAATTACAGACGAGAACGACAAGAACGGCGGGAAACGGCACATTACCTCGATCACCAAGGACGGGCAGGTCGTGCTCTATGAGACATCCGGCGACCAAGCGCCTATTGTGACCAAACGAATCAAACCCACAATCAGAGGGATACTGATCGTCGCCAAAGGTGCCGAAAACGGAACGGTCAGGCGGCTTCTGTTGGATGCGGTCGAGAAGGGCATAAGCGTTCCGGCAAACCGAATCTCAGTCGTTCCAAGAAAATATCAATAA
- the spoIIIAF gene encoding stage III sporulation protein AF has protein sequence MLTWLAVWLQQIIAVVLLAGFIDLLLPNKSMQRYVRLIAGLIILLTIMSPIIRLLQGDFSTRLDQNMENWFKAGAAKEIRMPTLQDIQQDAEALRRKQQAAAAALTERQLANAMREQIIKRTGLQVEELTLTLEPAGSKGGQDAAIKSVMVTLSASGDPDAGQPPAGNGNQPEAAENPGSKAGAEQKNDSKDMMPVEQVMPVNIMVQPDTGETDSVDVSGDRGYVPVGGHEADVITQVLRDGWAVAPQAIAVRQISNNGGSGR, from the coding sequence ATGCTGACATGGCTCGCCGTCTGGCTGCAGCAAATTATAGCGGTTGTGCTGCTGGCGGGATTCATTGACTTGCTTCTGCCCAACAAATCCATGCAGCGTTATGTCCGTCTTATCGCGGGATTGATCATATTGCTCACAATAATGTCTCCCATTATCCGGCTGCTTCAGGGTGATTTCAGCACCAGGCTGGATCAGAATATGGAGAACTGGTTCAAAGCCGGGGCGGCGAAGGAGATACGCATGCCGACATTGCAGGACATACAGCAGGACGCTGAAGCTCTCAGGCGGAAGCAGCAGGCGGCGGCCGCCGCACTGACGGAGCGGCAGCTGGCGAATGCGATGCGCGAGCAAATTATTAAGCGAACCGGGCTGCAGGTCGAGGAGTTGACACTCACGCTGGAGCCGGCCGGTTCGAAAGGCGGCCAAGACGCGGCAATTAAATCGGTAATGGTCACCTTGAGTGCTTCCGGGGACCCCGATGCCGGTCAACCGCCTGCAGGCAACGGGAATCAGCCTGAAGCAGCGGAAAATCCCGGCAGCAAGGCCGGAGCGGAGCAAAAAAACGACTCCAAGGACATGATGCCGGTGGAGCAGGTGATGCCGGTGAACATTATGGTTCAGCCAGACACTGGTGAGACCGACTCCGTCGATGTATCCGGTGATCGCGGTTATGTGCCAGTGGGGGGACATGAAGCCGATGTGATAACTCAAGTCCTGCGTGACGGATGGGCGGTTGCCCCGCAGGCCATAGCCGTTCGGCAAATAAGCAATAACGGCGGCTCGGGCCGCTAA
- the spoIIIAE gene encoding stage III sporulation protein AE, translating into MRLLRIAVLTAMLLMLLLSMMPEAGATPDDRNEQAAGAAGDPQEQSASTLNKDLANEQLKDMNTEAVEAYWNRLKNEYGGFFPDREVPSFMEMITPGGEGLKLSTVLIGLLRYVLHEVLYNGKLLITIVILTVFSMILETMQTAFERNTVSKVAYSITYMVMIVLAVNSFTVAIGYAKDAIGGMIQFMMAMVPLLLTLLATMGSVVTVSVLHPLIIFMIHAVGSMIYTIVFPLLFFSAVLHIASALTDKFKVTQLANVLRNFGVGLMGVMLTVFLGVISVQGATGAVTDGVTMRTAKFITGNFVPVIGRTFSDAADTVISASMLVKNAIGLAGVIILIFLCAFPAIKILTLALIYNVSAAIMQPLGDSPIVDCLQTIGKTLIYVFAALAAVGLMFFLAVTIILTAGNATVMAR; encoded by the coding sequence ATGCGTTTGCTCCGAATCGCGGTGCTTACGGCGATGCTCTTGATGCTGCTGCTGTCCATGATGCCTGAGGCAGGGGCGACTCCGGACGATCGCAATGAACAGGCTGCCGGCGCTGCGGGTGACCCGCAGGAACAGAGCGCCTCAACTTTAAACAAGGATTTGGCAAACGAACAATTGAAGGATATGAACACGGAGGCTGTCGAGGCTTACTGGAACCGTTTGAAGAATGAATACGGCGGTTTTTTCCCGGATCGTGAAGTTCCAAGCTTCATGGAAATGATCACCCCGGGAGGAGAAGGGCTTAAGCTAAGTACCGTTCTGATCGGGCTGCTCCGCTATGTGCTGCATGAGGTGCTTTACAACGGGAAGCTGCTTATCACCATCGTCATATTAACGGTGTTCAGCATGATTCTGGAGACGATGCAGACCGCCTTCGAGCGCAATACCGTCAGCAAAGTGGCTTACAGCATCACCTACATGGTTATGATTGTGCTGGCGGTCAACAGCTTCACGGTCGCAATCGGCTATGCCAAGGACGCGATCGGAGGCATGATTCAGTTCATGATGGCGATGGTGCCCCTGCTGCTGACACTTCTCGCTACAATGGGCAGCGTCGTTACCGTATCCGTGCTCCATCCGCTCATTATTTTCATGATACATGCCGTCGGTTCGATGATATATACGATTGTGTTCCCGCTTCTCTTCTTCTCGGCGGTGCTCCATATCGCAAGCGCACTGACAGACAAGTTCAAGGTCACCCAGCTTGCAAATGTGCTGCGAAACTTCGGGGTCGGTCTGATGGGCGTTATGCTGACGGTCTTTCTCGGAGTGATCTCCGTGCAGGGAGCGACCGGAGCGGTAACGGACGGAGTGACAATGCGAACGGCCAAATTCATCACCGGCAACTTTGTCCCGGTAATCGGGCGAACATTCTCCGACGCCGCAGACACGGTTATATCCGCTTCCATGCTGGTGAAGAACGCGATAGGCCTTGCGGGAGTTATTATACTTATCTTCCTGTGCGCCTTTCCAGCCATCAAGATATTAACGTTGGCGCTTATCTATAATGTTTCGGCGGCCATCATGCAGCCGCTGGGCGACAGCCCGATAGTCGACTGCCTGCAGACGATCGGGAAAACGCTCATCTATGTATTCGCCGCGCTCGCAGCCGTGGGATTAATGTTTTTCCTTGCTGTAACTATTATATTAACGGCCGGCAACGCAACCGTTATGGCAAGGTGA